A segment of the Bacillus sp. es.034 genome:
CCGAGAATTCCCAGTAGGAAAAACAGCCCTACATCCTCGGACGATAGTACAGCTGCTGCTTCACCCTTGTCCGTAAAAAAGAAAAGGATGAGACAAAATGAAAAAAAAGCAATGGTTAACGTGGCGGGTGGTTTCCCATGAACAGACGCATTTTTAAACCCGAATATAAACAAAGCATAGGAAAGGCCAGCAGCAAGCCCAGCTAGGATTCCTAAAAAACTCACTGAAATCGATTTAGTATTGTAGGCACCTGTAAGCAGGATAATCCCCAAAAGAACACTGGCAATGCAACCCCATTTAATCCAAGTAGAATGTTCTATTCGTAATAAAAAAGAGATTAATAGGACGAATACAGGTGCGGTATACATTAAAGTAGCGGCAATGGCAACGCTTGAGGCTTGGATACTAAGAAAATAAAAAGTGAAATTTCCAGCAACGCCAACACCCGCTAAAAAAGACCATATCCAAATACGAGTGGAGATGCCTCGGTTTTGTCTAAAGCGAAGGAGAAACCACACGGAAAAACAGATAAATCCAACAGCCCCTCGGTAGAGTGAAATCACAAGAGGATCCCACCCCTTATCCATTAAAATATCGGCAATCCCACCACTGATGCCCCAACATATAGCAGCAAGAATAACCAATCCTATCCCCGTATATTTCATCGTGTGCCTCCTAAAGATAAATTTGGTATGAAAAACTTGAGCAAGATTAATAAAGTTGTTTACGGTGATTCCTTTAATCTTCCTTACCTAAACCTAAGAAAGGATGATCTTTTAAAAATGGGAAAAAAGAAATAAGAATAAAGTATTACCAGAGGTATGGTACATAGTAGCAGGGGAATATAGAAGTTATCTTAATTAGGATTTTATGGAGAAGCAGGTATTCAGTTCATTTTCTCGAAAAGGATTGTTAGAGAAGTAATGAGTCTGCTCAATAACGGAGCAGGTTAGTAGAATAATTGAATATTTTCCAGGGGGTATAAGTGATTAGAAAACTTTTATTTATGGTACTGGCCATAACGGTTATGGGAGCTTGCAGCCAACAAAAAGCAGAGGAAATGAAGCATATTACTTTTGTAGACGTAGAAACGGTCATAACGGATCAAGGATTCAAATTAGATAAAGAAACCGATTTACCCAGTGAAAACGTCTTTATCCAAGAATTAAACGGGATCACTCCTGAAGTATATAATGTAAAAGGTCATACCCTATCAGTTTATATTTTCTCTTCTGCCAGTGATCGAGAAAAAGGAATTCATCGGTTTGAAGAGAAAACAGAAACAGCAGAAGTAGTGGAACATAAAGAATATGAACTGAATAATATTCTGGTATTTTATGTAAGTGATGATGAAGATATGCAGAATAGATTATTTGAGGGATTACAGGAATTAGATGCTCCAAATTGAGAGATTATTTTAATAAGAAAAGTGAGGATTCATATGACACAATTAACATTCCATGAGCTACAGAGCTACCTGGCACTAAAATACCAAGAAGGACGCACTTCGTCTGCTCTGTTTATGAAGCTAGTAGAAGAAATTGGCGAGGTTGCAGAGGTACTGAACCAGTTAGAAGGTCGAAAAGAAAATCATATTTACGTGGTATCCCACGATGGGACGATCAATTCGTATAGGGAGTTTATTAGAGGAGAAAAACTGACCAGAGAAGACTTTTTAACAGGCGCTGGATGGGTGAAGCAAAGGTACTAGGCTCTAGAAAAGGGAAATGGAACCAGCACAAGAAAAATGAGCTGGTTTGATCCTTTCCCTTTTAGTTCTCAATTTCCCACTCTGGATTCCACACAACTTCCCATACATGACCGTCCAAATCCAGGAAGTGACCAGAATATCCTCCCCAGAATGTATCTTTGGCTGGATCGGTGATTTTTGCCCCGGCTATTTCTGCTTCGAGCATCACCTGATCCACTTCTGCTTTGCTGCTGACATTATGGCCGATCGTGAATTCAGAGGGACTTCTGGGAGAGAGTGGGACATTGGCTTCTTTTGCTAAGCTTTTTCGTTCCCAGATGGCCAGTTTGACTCCATTTTGCAAATCGAAAAAGGCAACTGCGCCATTCTCGAATTCCTGCCCCATGATCCCTTCAGTTGGAAGGTGGAGACCGTTTTGATAAAATTCCAGTGATTTTTCCAGGTCATCTACTCCGAGAGTCAGTACGGTGATTCTTGGTTTCATTGTTCGTTCCTCCTTGTTTATTGCTTTATATAGCCCTATGTCGGTTTGGAGATGACGTTGAGGTTGAGGGCTGATCAATAGACGGAAAAATTCCGCTTAATTAGAAATTTCTATTAAAAAAGATTGAAATAAACGGAAGAATTCCGGCTATTTACTCCATCGTTCCAATGATAGGCGATTACTCTGTGCATAAGCGGAAAACCTCCGCTTATTTAACCCAAAAACATGTTACATCATAAATGTAACCGGAATATCTCCGCTTATTAAGTATTCCTCTGATAAAGAGACTCGCCAAATATGGCGAGTTCTTCAATTTAAAATAGTGGCCAGAAGCTCTCTTTTCATATTTACGGCTGGCTCGGAACTTTAATCGCTTTGATCATTTGTCTTATGGAACCAAGATGGTAGGCGGAGTGGGCGATCGCCCCGAGCAGACCCGTTACTGTCTGTTCCTCTAAGGAGTCAAGTGAATCAATCGTTGTAAGTAGTGTGGAGTATTCTTGGTGAAGTTCAGAGGTGTATTGTGTCCATGTGTTGGTGTCTACGCTCGTGATTTTCCAGGATGCTTTCCAGTCCTTGTCGGGTTCTTCTCCATTTAAGTAGGATCTTGCCACCCATACATAATAGCGGGTATGATCGGTTTGGGCTGCGATGGTCGTGCCGTTGACTGGTATCGAAGCGTCTTCTGCGGATAATCCTTCGAGCGTTCCGAACAAGCCACTTCCAGGTTTCGATTCTGTGTACCAGCTTCCGTTTCCTTCAGGTCCTTCAAATGTTTCCTTCAACAACGTTCTTACAGCTGCCAACAGCGGATTCTCCATTATAGTACCTCCTGAAATTGTATTTAACCATCTAAAACAATTTAGCTGGTTATAAGTTTACTCCGGTTGTTTCTAACTGTCAATATGTATTATGATGGTTAGTGTAAAGGAGTCATGATTATGTCGGAAACAACAAACCCTTATATGATGGTCGGAGAACGTTTATGTATGGATTTCACCAATACCGTCAGCTGGCGGGAAAGTACGGAGAAAAGGCGGGAATGGTTTACGAGTTACGCCAAATTGGTCGACTGGTCGGTCCATGCTGGAGTTTTTACAGTTCAACAGGCACAAGATCTACTTAGTGAAGCAGAAAAAAACCCCTCAAAAGCAGAAAAAGTCCTGAACCAGGCAATCGAACTGCGTGAAGTCATGTACCGATTGTTCAAGAGCATTTCAATGAAAACCTCGCCAAACGAGCAGGATCTGGTACGCTTCAATGAATCAGTGAGTCACTTCTATCAATCTTTACAAGTCATCCAAGACGCGGATCAATTCACATTAAAGTTCAAACAAACAGATAAAAACCTGGACACCATGCTTCCTCCCATTCTCCAATCAGCTGTCGATTTACTCATTTCAAAAAATGAATTGGAAAGGGTCAAGCAATGTGAAGGAGACCCTTGCGGATGGTTGTTTTTCGATACGAGCCGGAATAAAAGTCGCCGCTGGTGTTCCATGGCGGATTGCGGGAATCGTGCGAAGGTGCGGCGGTTTTATGAGAAAGGGAAGTGACGATACTCGGTCACTTTCCTCATTAATCTGTAATCAATCTAATAGGATAAGTATGTCAGGAAGATTGACGTACTTTTTTTCAATAGGAAGTTCAAAAACCGAAAGGACGAATGCAATTGAAACGACTATGTATCATAATGGTCATCTTGTTCTTGT
Coding sequences within it:
- a CDS encoding VOC family protein: MKPRITVLTLGVDDLEKSLEFYQNGLHLPTEGIMGQEFENGAVAFFDLQNGVKLAIWERKSLAKEANVPLSPRSPSEFTIGHNVSSKAEVDQVMLEAEIAGAKITDPAKDTFWGGYSGHFLDLDGHVWEVVWNPEWEIEN
- a CDS encoding CGNR zinc finger domain-containing protein, with translation MSETTNPYMMVGERLCMDFTNTVSWRESTEKRREWFTSYAKLVDWSVHAGVFTVQQAQDLLSEAEKNPSKAEKVLNQAIELREVMYRLFKSISMKTSPNEQDLVRFNESVSHFYQSLQVIQDADQFTLKFKQTDKNLDTMLPPILQSAVDLLISKNELERVKQCEGDPCGWLFFDTSRNKSRRWCSMADCGNRAKVRRFYEKGK
- a CDS encoding DMT family transporter; the protein is MKYTGIGLVILAAICWGISGGIADILMDKGWDPLVISLYRGAVGFICFSVWFLLRFRQNRGISTRIWIWSFLAGVGVAGNFTFYFLSIQASSVAIAATLMYTAPVFVLLISFLLRIEHSTWIKWGCIASVLLGIILLTGAYNTKSISVSFLGILAGLAAGLSYALFIFGFKNASVHGKPPATLTIAFFSFCLILFFFTDKGEAAAVLSSEDVGLFFLLGILGAGLSFLVYVYGIQRTTPANASMVAMVEPVTASLFGVLVIGDHLNAIQILGMAVILVTITVLSVKQSD